DNA sequence from the Acidobacteriota bacterium genome:
GGCTTAAACCAATCAGGCCTTCACCACGATAAAACCGTTCGACGCCCGATTGGCAAGCCGATAACACGGCCAGGCGTGTTATCGGCAACCGCATCTGGGCAATTTCGTATGCGCGCAATGCGCCGTCCTCTTCATCGCCTTCGGCTGGTTTGGTTAGCAGCAACCGCGAATTAGCGGGGGAGTGTTGGTCAATCACCCCGTGCGTCGCCAGATGTAAAATGGACGCGCGTTTGAGTTCCGCTTTGACGGCTTGCTCAGTGGCTTGCTCAGCGTTGAGTACTCGACTGTCCGCATAATTTTGCGCCACGTCGCGCGTCTCGCTTTCAGCCGCAGCCAAATCAGCTAACTGCGGATACCTCGTTTGGTCGAAACGCGGGTTCCCCACAGCCAACAGACGATCATTGCGCTTGGCTGGCTGGCGGCGAGCACGTTCGGTACAAAGCAGGAAAACCGAAGCGCTAGGCGCGGTGATGAGCGCGTGATTTTCAATTAGGTATTTTTGTTGCCGAGCGGAAAAGAGCGCGGCAAAAGGCAGATGGTGCAGCACTTTGTCAGGCACAATGCACACAATCTCAGCCCTGGTCAGAAAGGGTTCGAGCGGCTCAAGCAGAATTTGATAGAGTTCGGCTGAAAGCGCGGCGGCCTGGCTTTGCGCAGTAGGGTTTTTCTCAGTCAAAGCTTGTAAAAAAGCGTGTACCTTTTGCTCCAGTGAAGGTAATGAAATCGCTTGCTGGTGGTGCGTTAATTCACTGGCCGAGACACCCCAAACAAGTAAACGGTCTGGCAAACAGGCAAATTCAAGCAGGCTGGTACTGTTGCCAAGCCTCCGTTGCACTGCCCTACTGTTCAATGGTTGCGAACGATCCGCTACAGGTATTGGTGCGACAGACGGTAAAGGGCGAGTGCTTTTCAGCAATTCAAGCAAAGAACGAGCACGGCCTTTCTCTGATAAGTCCAAAGCCGTTCGTACATTGTCGGCATAAGCAAAACCAATAGCGACGTCAAAGATTTCGTATTCCTTATCGAAGAAAGCTGTCCGCTCCTTTTCAGAGAAAGTCTGATTGTGATTCTTTTCAAAAATAACCAAGGCGCGCGTCAAGTCCCGTTTTGCCTGTTCAGTACGACCCAAAGCAATCTCGGTTAGAGCTTTGCCACGGTAAATCTCAAAGTCATCTGCGGTATTTTCCAATTGCCTATTGAGGCTGATGACACGCTCATAACTTTGCAAAGCGGCGGCAAAATCATCTGCTTTGCGTTGCAAATCAGCTAGAAACAAACCGCTATGGGCCTGAATACTAATTCCCTGCTTTTCGTTTTTTAGACTGGCGCCAATACTGACAGCACGTTTCAATATAGTGGTGGCTTCAGCATATCGTGCTTCTTTACCAAGAATTGCACCAAGCTGAGTATAAGTACGCGATAGTTGGAGCGCGTGACCAATTTCTTGTTCAATGCTCAGTGCCTCTTGCTGGTAGGCGATGGCTGCTGATTGAAACCCCAAGATAAATAAATTTAAGGCAGTTCGATTAGCTGTAGACCAATGCTGCTGACGGCCGTTTTTTTGTTGCTGTATGGCATTAAGCGTTTGCTCCTGATAAGTAAGCGATTGTTCCCAATCACCCAAATCGTTGCACACTATAGCCAGAGCCCCCCTACAGACGATAATCAGGTTTGTATTACTGATCAGTTTGGCGACTGAAAGCGCCAATTGGTTGGAGCGAACAGATTTATCCAGCCAATCTAGTTCTTGATAATACTCAGCAATGCCATTCAAACTTTCCCCTCTTAACCAAAGATAGCTATTGCTCGACGCCGCCAAATCTCCAAACAACTCCCGGCTCTTACGCAAATTCGATTGCCGCAAATGCGAACGGGCGAGCAAACAGGTTGTCATCTTCACTTCGCACTCATCCCGCACCTGTCGGAACAAGGCAATAGCCGTCTCGTAATTCGCGGCGGCTTTTTGTTGCGAAGTTGTGCGTAGATTTCGCCCATCATTCAAATGCTGCCGCGCGCGCAACAACAATGATTGTTGCGCGCGCGTAGTCTTCCTGTAATAGCGGGCGACATCACGCACATAAGGGTCAGTCGTTCGTTGATAAATCAACACGCCGAGACGTTCGAGCAGTTGTTGTCTGTGGGTGGCCTTGGTCGTGTCGCCGTTTTGCCGGGCGGCGAGCAATTCGTCAAGCAGGCGTTCGGTGATGCCGTTGCCGGTGGTCGAATAGGACTGGCAGAACAGGTCGAAGGTGCGTTCGTCGTTGGCCGGGTCTTTGAGGTAATCCTGATAAAGCTCGTCTTCGCTCTTTGAAATGTTGGATGGCGTTTTTTCGAGTTCGGCCAGGCGGCGGCGCGCTTCGTCGGCCCAGGGGGATTTGGGGTCGAGTTGCAGGTATTTCTTCCACTCTTCGAT
Encoded proteins:
- a CDS encoding CHAT domain-containing protein translates to MLDAYADQPTAANKHALGKYYLAGKSFDKAIEQFNAALKDTPPSVSNAAELHNDLGAALLEKAKLEKRSNQPGDSLQHLAASLESIEQALKLHPNYPAAVFNRALCLQEMYLPRQAIEEWKKYLQLDPKSPWADEARRRLAELEKTPSNISKSEDELYQDYLKDPANDERTFDLFCQSYSTTGNGITERLLDELLAARQNGDTTKATHRQQLLERLGVLIYQRTTDPYVRDVARYYRKTTRAQQSLLLRARQHLNDGRNLRTTSQQKAAANYETAIALFRQVRDECEVKMTTCLLARSHLRQSNLRKSRELFGDLAASSNSYLWLRGESLNGIAEYYQELDWLDKSVRSNQLALSVAKLISNTNLIIVCRGALAIVCNDLGDWEQSLTYQEQTLNAIQQQKNGRQQHWSTANRTALNLFILGFQSAAIAYQQEALSIEQEIGHALQLSRTYTQLGAILGKEARYAEATTILKRAVSIGASLKNEKQGISIQAHSGLFLADLQRKADDFAAALQSYERVISLNRQLENTADDFEIYRGKALTEIALGRTEQAKRDLTRALVIFEKNHNQTFSEKERTAFFDKEYEIFDVAIGFAYADNVRTALDLSEKGRARSLLELLKSTRPLPSVAPIPVADRSQPLNSRAVQRRLGNSTSLLEFACLPDRLLVWGVSASELTHHQQAISLPSLEQKVHAFLQALTEKNPTAQSQAAALSAELYQILLEPLEPFLTRAEIVCIVPDKVLHHLPFAALFSARQQKYLIENHALITAPSASVFLLCTERARRQPAKRNDRLLAVGNPRFDQTRYPQLADLAAAESETRDVAQNYADSRVLNAEQATEQAVKAELKRASILHLATHGVIDQHSPANSRLLLTKPAEGDEEDGALRAYEIAQMRLPITRLAVLSACQSGVERFYRGEGLIGLSRAFLAAGVPAVVASFWPVDSEVTAVLMADFHQQFKTHSASQALRRAQLDLLHHTNSQYRHPYYWAAFSTFGGDVL